In Juglans microcarpa x Juglans regia isolate MS1-56 chromosome 1S, Jm3101_v1.0, whole genome shotgun sequence, the genomic stretch TTTCTCTCTGCATCTGAAGAACCAAGTGATTGAAATTGTTATTAAAATCATGGCAAGGTAACAAACtgaaaactgaataaaaaagtaggaaaataaaagaagacaaTTAAATTACCACCTATATTTTTCGgctttttacctataaaaaaattaccaatttTTCATTATAGATTCATGAAAGCAAATATTACATCCTCGAGAttaaacaaatgaaatataacaCATATAACTGAACAACTCAATATCTATTCATTTTACCAGTGTCTCATCAACCAGATAACCAAAAGATTTTTGAGAACAAGTTTCAATTACCAGTAGGTTGTTCAGAAAATCTTGACAAAAATACTAGAAATGGAATTCGAAATATGAAGTCTCTTCTAACAGTGTCTCCAAACAATGAAACTCGGACAAGCCAAATGCTTACATTATgaacaaacaaaaagagaaattctttattcttttgaaaCTTCACTAGCAACTAACAAAGAGCCCAACATTAGGATACACAAAATTGGACTGCAAAACTACCCAACCAACCGTACCTTCTGTTCTGGAACCAGACCTTGATCTGTTTTGGCTCGATATTGGAGAGAATTGGGCACTCACGAATAAGCTGCTGGCGGCGAATCGAACTTGGCTTCGGGCAATCGTGATAGAGCCTCTCGAGTGCTTCAACCTGCTCAGGTGTGTACCGGACATACTTCCCGTTGTCCATTGCCAGCTTACCATCCTTGCAGGACATTGCCATCTCCAATCAGCTAAAATTTAACTTATTCACTAAAGACTGAACCAAAGCCAATTAGCTTCTCCTTCCTAAGCACAACCTCCAAAACCTTTTAAGAGCTGcttcaaaacaacaaaatcagCCGCAAATTTAACTCAGACCAGATTCAAGGACCCCCACCAAAAATACGGAAACAAAGCCCCAGTAGCTTCACCTATTGACAATCTCAAGCGGCTTTTAGAGCTTCAAAGCAACACAACTAGCCACATATGGAAATTTAACCTCAAATTCAAGTAACCCAGAAAAGCCAACTAAAATCCAAGTAGCTTCGCTTTCTTAATGACAACTCGAAGCACTTGCTAGAGCTCCAGAGCAGTAAAAGAGAAACAAACCGGAAGTCTTAAGAGAAGttgaacattttttaaatttgtgtcCACatcataaaattgtaaaatttgtttAGAATACTGAGATTGAGAAACAGAAGGATAGAGAGAAACCGATAAGGGGCACCGATATCCCTAACTAGAACGCAGTTACCTCTGTTTTCTCTGTACGAGACAGCCCGAagcacaataaaagaaaaatatttcgaGATCAGAGCTTAAACCGAACGAATTCTCACGAATACGTTCGAAGCACCACAGTAAAAAGTGTTTCCCAAAATACCAGAAACAAAATCACCACGCAACGTTTCGCACCAGATGTTTCCTCgtgatttaaaaataagttcTCTTACCTATCCAACGACACAACCGAGTGTCAAGATCCAATTCAGCATTATCGGAACGAGTCCCAGCCACCGACTCCGAATCTATCAAAAGCCAAGCTCAAAATAGAGGGTTTCCCAAAAGATCCAAGCTTGCTCTGAAATCAAATATTCCGGCTGATCTCACCCGTTTACGGCCTCGAAACAAGCCAAAAGAACACAGTTTGACCAACCTTCGTGGCCCCCAAAGATTCCTCAGCTACCCCCTGAAACATTTTCCTAAGGTTTCATGGAAAGAAACAAACAACATAGCTCAAATCAAAGGGCATTACACTGTCACAAAAAATGGGATTCCTGTTTCTTCTTGTGTTCTTTCTTTGGAAGGAGCTAGCTAGCGGAAGATGTTGCTTTCAGAagcaaaaggaaaggaaagaaaatggaacGGAGAGTATCATGAAAGAGAGAACCCTAGCTGAAGACAGAAGAAAAGTATTGTGCTTTGATTTACTTTTGGTTTCATTTGTGTTtttgttggtggtggtggtggtgttgcGTTTCTTCTGTGGGTTTTCATTGGTTCGTCACTTTCGGCTCAGAGGTCTTCCCTCTCCACTGTTTAGGGAAATGGAgcaatatatttcttttagtaattttttcaaaagttggGGTGCTGTGTGATGACGAAAATATCCTTGTTTTCCTTTGTGTCTTTTGCCAAGTGTTGTGCTATTGTGTGTAGTGGTCTTGCTCCCAGTTTTGCTCCCACTGTTAGAAGATGGATATTGTCCACACTCACCCAAATTATAGCGTAATATTCTATTTTCCGAAAGAATAGATTGATAATTAAGATGATCAACATATTTATCTCATCCAattaattaacttattttcaTACTCGAAATTTTGCTgtggaaaaaataattattgtgatgTTTTAAAAGGTAATTGGAATGGTACAATTACACTTAagtgtcgtttggatagtaagttaagataagttgagataaaagttaaaaattaaataaaatattattaaaataatattttttaatattattattattttaaaatttaaaaaaattgacttgtttattatattttatgtgtaaatttaaaaaatttataactataaaatgagataaaacacttcttATATCTGAACTGAACCTTAATTGTTATAGATTTGACTTACATcttgttaaaaatttattagatacatcccgttgaaaagtgaatgaaaaaaattgaaagtttaatTGAAAAgtcaattacttttttttacttaaaaagcAATATTGtcaattcatttttcaaacGGGATATATTCAGTAAATTTTTAAAGGGACATAAGCGAAATATTAGTTGATATATACTTGCTAGATTTTCTAGTTGTTGGTCTTTAATTCAAATAGATACTTTTCATttattacatttaaaaaaaaaaacgtttcaTGTTGtacattaattatatactaaatgATTATAGTAAAATAGAAAATCTTACCTGAATTGCACAAAAATTGCAagctaaaatattgtttaagaaAGTTAGaactaatattttatcatttaaatatgcaataatatgtatgaaaagaaatataaattatgCAATGGCATCATATTTTTCAACCATTATTGAACTTATTATTAAACACTTGGAAAGAAATCAATCTAGAATTATTGGAGGGGTTAGTTTTGTCAATCAGATGATTGGCCACAACGGTAACCGGAAAATAGCAAGAGGGTGATTTGGGGGTAAATGgaggggcattttgggaaatATGGAATTAGAATGAGAAgcttaaaaaatacaaaagggCATGGGGGCGGGTTTGCGTGGGACACAGAGGACACCATGATGAGTTTTTTGCATGCGTCTCTCGATTTTAAAGCTCAgagaaatatattatttatttatttattttctctcgaaaataaaatattatataaatttctatatgaGGATACATCATCATGGTCATGGCACTGCACTGCTATCCGTGACGATATATAACATACCCACATACATGACATGATGAAAAGATATGAGATGACATGCGAAGATCAAAAGAGAGTAATTGTGATGGGATGGTGCCTGGTTGGTGCGGGATGTAAGAGTGTAAGGACAAAAAGGAGTTAGCAGGCCTTATCGTGGCTGTGGATGCTCTGGACTCTGCTCTCGGATCTCAGAAACTGTTAAAAAGGTACAGAGAGGAGGATATTTTCctaaattagaaatatatttttttagaaaataagaaagaatatattatccattatatttgaattttatgtccatctcaatttattttaatttattattattatttttttaatttttaatataaaatataataaataatttaatttttttaattttaaaataataatattaaaaaataatattctaataatattttatcataccagttcaattcaattcaatatttaaatacaacttaaatgataaatactataagataaaaatttaaaaaaatattatgttagttttttttcttaatgaattgTGGTCTCAtttatcagtattttttttaaaatttttaaatttttattaataattgacATATCATgatgtataattatataagtaaaattggaagaataaatatatttttaatattttctttcttaaaaagcGTATGAAATCGTTGTTCCCTTCCAATTTTCCTACTAAGAATGGATTGAAAGAATATTAAGAATTTATACGAGTTCCATGTTAACTGAATTTTTTTAACGGATAAAATTAATTGTTTGAATGTTCACAAAAGGGAAAtatctcttttttaatttaataattcaaaattctCAATTTGTTATATGGAAAACCCAATATGTAACggtgtaaaattataaatagatgtCCATCTCATGCAATGATGCATGTCCATCCAACAAAATATCGATGCATGTCCATCCAGAACTTAAAGCATGCATTACATATGATACTCTATCACATTAATCAGTTATTAATGGACAAAATAAATCTGAATTCTCATTGGTGGGGACAGTAATCAAATAcaatcctttttatttttaatataaaatttatttattttttatttgtaggaCTTGGGCGCATATCCTTGGTCCCTTGGAATTGGTCATGGGCCTACAGCTCCATTGAAGATCTTTTTGGTTGCAGACATGACCCCACCCCACACACATTTCCTCTCACTTCACATGCCTCatacatgcatgtatgtattgTATTTACGAGGTTCACGCTTCACGCACCAATCCATCAATACGTCGATGTACATATTGCAATtagcacgtacgtacgtataaaCGAGAAGTCTGAAGAGGAGGCGAGTGAGTGCACGGCCCGACAAGCGACTGGGAGAGGGGTCCACCAAGACAAGACATCGAGAATAGAGCCTGATGAGCTGGAGGATTACGTGGCCAGGACGTTATGATGGTGGGGGCTTCTTCGGTGGGCGATTTAACGTGCCCCCCGACTCTGCCCCGGCTCTGTGTGCGTGTTTAAGAAGGCGCACGCCTAACGTGTATTTACGCCGCTAGCTATCTAATTCTAGGATAGGATAGGACAAGATTGACCACAGCTAACGTCCTGCTGGTGCGTAATGCGCACAACCAGCGTATATTTATGGCGGAATCTTTCTATTTACATTGTGCACGTCGTATCTCTATTCCAATTCCAAGAGCATGCTGCATATTAGAATTGGCTATGTTACCTTGCATTTATTACcggataataataataataaaccggGCCTAAGTCACTCTATCATTTATATTCTTACGTGGGTTTTTAATCTtgggttgggtttttttttttttttttgaataaccATCATTTCATTGATTAGTTGTTAAAGAAAACAGAGATAATACAAGAGGACCTTCATATCCACTATCCAGTCTGTTATTGACAAAGCATTCTTGCCTAGTGTATGAGCTAGTACATTTACACCTCTATATGTATGTCTAATTTTACATTCATCAAAACAAATGAATCTATCTCTATTTTCAAATATGATCAAACTAAAGTAACTGTCGTCCTCAAATTTTTGTTGAGTTGCATCTACTACTCTTTTTGAGTCATCTTTCATTACAACCTTCTTCATTCTCAAGTCAATGTCAAATCTAATAGTTGTGAATGCTGCCATTGCCTTGCTAGTTGTGGCTTAAGaactaatgttttttttttctcatagtAGCCAGGAAATTGCCTTGTTCATCTCTCACCATTATGCAAATTCCTATTTTGCAATGTTGTTTATCAATTGTTACATCCCAGTTGATTTTTGCAAAAACCTGATGGAGGTGCCATACATATGCTATCTGTTGTGTTTGAAATTGTAGGTTGAATACAAGTTGTCTGTATTGGTGAGGCTAAGTCTTGTATCATCTGTTGGTTCCTATATATCATAGAGTTAGGATCAATCGTAATGTTTTTAAAGACATTGATTCTTTTTCCACCACATGCtccataaaatcatagaaaattCTGTCATTTCCTCTTGATTCAGATTTTTGAACATGTCTTCCACTAGATTCTTGAAACTGTTGTAATGTacatttgtttttgaatttttctcgAACATCAGCCCAAGATGTCTGTAGGTGAGGGACACTCTCATAGTATACGCTCAATTGTTTTTGGTTCCCTTAAACAGATTGGACATGTTGAATCTTCCAAAATTCTCCTCCTGCATAGGTTAGCTTTAGTAGGTAAAATATTGAGGTAAGCTCTCCACATGAAGTTATTGGCTGCTAGGGTGATAGGTAGCTTCTAAATCTTGGTCCATTTTTATTGATGTTGAGTAGTTTGAGAGCATTTACCCTTTTGCATTCTTGAATTTATCATTGAAAATGATAACCACTCTTTACTGTGAATAACCCATTACTTAGGCATCTCCATCTTAGAGTATCTCTCGTGTTGCAATTTATAAGTGGTATCTAGCTTATGAGATCAGATTCTTCTTTAGAAAATGTTGCCTTGATTAAGTTAAGATCCTAGGTCAttgtttcttcttgaataagaTCCTCAACTTTTGCCTCTGGCCCCAAGATATTCATACCAGTTTGCAGTTTGAATGAGTTGGGTTGTGGTAGCCATTTATTCTTTCAAATTATAACTGATTTACCATCTTCAATTCTCCATGAGATACCTTCCTATAATAGTGGTCTAGCTAATAAAATACTTCTCCAAATATACAAGGGGTTGCTTTCCAACCTGGCATTGAAAAAGTTGGTATTGGGAAAGTATTTGCTTTTTAATACAATTGCTGCTAaggaattaagatttttaagaATCCTCCAAACTAACAAAGCTAGATTAAAGTTTTCATAGTTTCTAAACCCCAATCCCCTAGTAGCTTTTAGTCTTCTCATTTGCTGCCAATTAATCCAGCTAAACTTCCTTTCTTGATTAATCTGTCCCCACCAGTAtcatttcatcaatttgttaaGACTTGTAGCAATCCTTTAGGTAATTTTAAGACTCCCATAGAGTAAGTGAGAATTGCTTGTATCACTAATTTAAGTAACACTTCATTGTTTGCCTTTGATAAAAATTTTAGTTTCCAATTACTAAGTTTCCCTCTCACCTTATCCAAAATATTCTTGAATGCTTTAATTCTAGACCTCCCCATCAAAGCTGGTAATCCTAGATAGGTTTCATAGGAAATAGTAGATCTCACCCCTGCAACAGTTAGAATGTTATTTCTTGTTGAATCCCTTGTATTTTGACTAATGAATATGCTCaatttttctttgttcattATTTGACCGATTCATATAGGCCTAACATATAAAGTATTCCACTCCATTGTATTGATGATACCTGACATAATCATCAGCAAAGAACATATGACTTAATGTAAGTTGTCTTCTTGCCATAGATAGTCTAGAAATAACCTTTTCACTTTCTACTTTGTAAAGTAACTGATTGAGTGCTTTAGATCATATTATGAATAGATAGGGTGATCCTCTTCTAATTCCTCTTGAGGGTAAGAAATCTGGTTGAGGAGTTCCATTAATTAAGAGGGAGTAAGAAACTGTTTTAACACATCTTAGTATGAGATCTATCCATTTTTTGTCAAAACCCAATTTTTCCATTACTGCCTCTATAAAACTCCATTCCAATATATCATATGCCTTGCTCATGTCCATCTTTAAAGCCATATAACCATCTAATCCTTTCACTCTACAGTGCATCGAATGTAAAGCCTCATAAGCTACTATAACATGTCAGAATTTTGCCTCCCATGTATAAAAACACTTTGAGTTGGAGATATAATATCAGGCAAAATAGTCTTCAATCTGTTTGCTAGGACTTTGGCTATAATCTTGTGTGTAACATTACACAAGTTAATTGGACGAAATTCAAAAACTTGTGTGgggttttttattttgggaaTCAGAACAATATACGTATCATTAATTTATACCAAGCAACTATCATAAGTCATGACTCAAAcacattttatctcaattcatctcatgtcatctcaactcactatccaaatagcATTTTAAAGCAATaaagaatgaaatataaaacatataatGTATACAaattttcgtttgttttcataaactatctcattttatctcatttaatcattacaaaatttttaaacttctacgtaaaatataataaataattcaatttttcaaatttcaaaataaaaattatattataacaatattttatttaatttttaacttttatatcattttatctcatttcatctgtgtaAACAAGCGAGACCAGAAAAGAATGGCAACGgctaaactaaaaaaaattacaaaatgttaGGGATAAAGTTGACTGGGTCCAATCTATTGAAAACTTATCACTAGtaataagagaaaagaaaaatccaatagataagataaaaagaGATATGTCAAGTAGGACTTAATCAATCCAAAGAACGAAATATACCTCAATAAAAGAATGAGAGCTCTACAAACCTACCTGGCTTATCTACCGACACCACTACGCACAAGGACTCCAAGTGATTCATCGCAAGAGAGACATCATCTTCAATCTCTTGAAATCCTTAATTCctccattatatatattgatagatAGGTGAGGGTATGAGATTTTGTAGAATCGTGATTTATATAAATCAACAAAGGATCACGACTTCTTCAacattttatgtatattttttttttaattttttctccttCACCATTTATATTATCGTAGTAGAGAGCTTAAAAACTCgtgatagtttgtaaataaatacGATGGATTTTCCCCGTCCCTTGCTTTTGGATTTGCCCTCTCTCTTAGTAGAAAGCTCAATCATACCGTTGGCatcatgttttttaaaaaaagggacAATAGTAAATATTTGATATGAAAAATCACACAAGTTGTGATAGTTCGTTAATccttacccttttttttttttttaaatgagaaggTTTGAGTAATCAGAAAAGAGGATAAATgccatcaaaataatataatatattcgTGTTAATTTCGAAAATTGTACAATAAATCAGAACGAAAGAAATAGTCATTTATGACCCACTGAAGTGGTTTGCAGTCCTCAATAGCATTTCGGAGCTGTGGTATAGTGCCCCTACGTACATCCATAatagttaataaaaaataaatacaggaaatataaatagagatggAGATATATAGATTTATGTGATTCAACACAAAGCTTACGTCCTCGATTCTTTTGAAGGTTCAATCTATtataatatgagtattttatagtctcttatttctctttatatagTAGAGGTCAGATACCTCttttatggagaatataatATCTTAGAGCTCTCATTCTGATGTTGAAGATGATTTATATGTCCTTGCAATCCCCTCTCGTCTCTGAATCGCATATCCCTTTTATTGTGGTTCTGTCAGTAGTAGCTGGGGAAATCAACTTTTTGTCACTACTTCCTTACGTGTTTGACTTGCTTTTttcatctttctcctttttatgtcgtcttcttcatttttcttgacATATTTTTTCCCTACTCGTCCCTTATTTACTCCTTGACGATGGCCTTTTGGGTTGGTCTCCATATATGCCATTGAGATTTTACCCACGAACAATacatctatctatctatctatatatatattatatacatggaGGGAAATGGCTCCACTTGTAATAATGATCTCGGAGCCCGCTGAACATGCATGGACTTTCCATTATGAAATGGAGACTGATATGCAAGTTCATcgaatgagaaataaaaatgcTGTCCCAAGGGGTATGCCGTGCCGGCTTCCTATTATGAGAATTTCTCAGATGCTTAATTGGCAAGGGGATTCAAAAACTGCAGTCAACCTGTCTTATGTCCTATATAGTGCTCATATCCTGTTAGGTGGTAGGTCGTTTTGACGATGGTGTTATTAGATAATAGATAGTAAATTACGGCCCTGCTTTCTCCGCTGAACTCGATGGCTCTATTTCACTGATgtcattttttcttccattgaaATTTCTATAgtgaggaaaatattttataaaaataaatttataaattgacataacttATTGttattgattaaatttattttgtaataaaaataattttaaaatttaataattaatccaAAAGTATTAGAattattgaatattaatttggttaaacctttaacTCTTTAGATCATAATATTCTACCAAACTTCTAAATTCGATTTCCACAGTAGCCCACTCTATCGATACTGACTcagtgaaaatcattttatttttgaaggcTTCACTCATTTATCAGTATTTAATTTAACATTATGATCATAAATGGTACCAAAGTATTTTAATCTAGCCTATAGGTCACCCCTTTCATGACTTTAACTTGTGTGACATGATCCTTGCTCTAATACTAATTGTTAAAAACCTAatcattgattaaaaaattctaaaattattggatactaatttgattaaattttaactttcataatTATAACAGCATAGCATATCAAGatacgtcagtttataaatttatttttatgaaatttttttataactagaCTCATTTATCCTCGCATATTGATTGAGGGTGGAAAAGTAACTACGATTTTATGAATGGGCACTTCACATGTTTTTCCTTGCTCGTGTGTTATTTTGGTGCAAGACTTTTATCTTTTCCTGGTCAATGGTTACAAAGCATGAAAAATGGAAAGTGGGACAATTTCTTGATGGGTGGGTATGATACATTTGACATCTGGGTAGGAGCCATCAAGCTAGAAAAAGATCAATGAGGACAACGTGCTAATACCAATTATTAGGCTcgtatttcattttcattaaactatattaataaaatattatatattaatcgttgaattatttatagaaGATAAGAATTGATccaagaattattaatactgtcatataaatataatgaaattgTGGAAATTACAGATACTGCCATATCGATTCAATGAGATTGAATTTGAAGCGATTAAAATGtgtaatatatatcatttgatTCGCCATATCAGCCACGCCACACCTGTGtggtattttgtttttctttgtttagaaTTCCTTTTGTGTGGTATTTGTAACGCAAATAGTTTTGAAATGCAGACATGTCAtattgttaataaaaaaaaaaaattatatttttaagtttgtGTATATCTCATACTTACTAAAATGTTTATACcatatcatttaatttataagataaatttcaaatttcaaattttacaaatcagaTATTGATATTTAAGTGATATGGACGATATGCTCTAAACACCAacttgaaaatagaaataatcattaatataagtacagtttggatagtgagatgagataagatgattttagataaaagttaaaagttgaataaaatattattttttaatattattattattttaaaatttgaaaaaattaaattatttattatattttatataaaaaatttaaaaaattataataataaaatgtgataaaataagataaaataagacaCTTTCATATACCATGGTCCATAATCATGTTTTGTCGACGAAAATATCGTGTCTTTTTTAAACTCGGAGAGTATTATTTCTCTGTCCGTCTCCGCTAGGCCCAGATCTTAGAGAAATCCATGACATTGGGCCTCATCCATTCGGCGGTTGCACCAGGTCTTTGAATTGTCATACTTTCCATTCTCTTGGGGCACTAGCATTTCCTTCCACCGAATAGCGTTTCCCTTCTCTCCTTCCTTTACTCGttggcagcagcagcagcagcagatcGAACAATTCGCCTTGATCGGCGTAACGCAGCGTTTCGTCCACACTATCGTCGTTTTCACGAGGTGTGCttatattttcttgtatctctTAAATCATTTCTATCCATGTATGTAATATCTACGAACTAGTTTATTAGGGTTTTTCGGTCCGATTCGGCCGATCACTTGTATAAAGCCTTTTGGCCAATGGTTGAAATTGTATTGGTTCGTATTCTTGCGGAAGGAGATTGCTCGCTTGCTTATATCCAATCCCAGTTAGTGAAATCCGGGATCTAACACAACGGTTTCTTATTTTCTGATTATCAGATCTGCATTTAggagtttttaacaaattaaccCACCCGTAGAGttcaagtggtaagggcgaacttgtgtgcatgagccccatgtccCAGGTTCAACTCCCCTTGAgatcaaactgcgatttaaATTGGAGTTTAGATTCCAATTGTGTTAGTCTCTCCGGGAGTTTAGATTCTATGGGTGAGGCCTAAGGGCTCTGCCTTGGGGTGGTTTccgtcatttaaaaaaaaaaatgtttttaacaaattataccctattttaaatccttttttgttttttaatagcTGAGAAAATATAGGAAATAGAAGAGAAACTGAAAATCTGAGATAGCGAGATTCGCATGTCTATAGTTTGGTAGCTTAGAAACAAGTGATAGCTCATGAAATTCACTTAGTCATCGGccttttgaattttcatttgtttatatAGAGAtacttacttataaaaaaaaatatagagatacttcaccctttttttttttccttgtacaTTCGGGGCAGCAAAACATTGGGTATGTTAAAAAATTGTagatcatctatttttttatgaggaTTTGGATTATTTTGCAAACAGTTGAAGGATGGATAGAGATACTAAATCCAGTGACCCTTTTTCTTGAAGCAGTGGATAATCACACAGAAAAATGCCTTCACAAAAGATTGAAACTGGTCATCAAGATGTGGTGCACGATGTTGCTATGGACTACTATGGTAAGCGTGTTGCCACGGCCTCGTCTGACCATTCCATTAAGATTATTGGGTCAGTAATGCAGCCTCTCAACATCTTGCAACCTTAACCGGCCATCAAGGACCTGTTTGGCAGGTAGCCTGGGCTCACCCAAAATTCGGGTCTTTACTTGCTTCGTGTTCTTATGATGGGCGTGTGACAATATGGAAGGAGGGTAACCAGAACGAGTGGACCCAAGCCCATGTCTTTGATGACCACAAGTCTTCTGTCAATTCTATTGCTTGGGCACCTCATGAAGTGGGTCTTTGTTTAGCATGTGGTTCCTCTGATGGAAACATCTCGGTTTTCACTGCAAGACCAGATGGTGGTTGGGACACCTCAAGGATAGACCAAGCTCACCCAGTTGGTGTAACTTCTGTCTCATGGGCTCCCTCAACAGCGCCTGGTGCTCTTGTCGGTTCCGGCTTGCTTGATCCTGTTCAGAAACTCTGCTCTGGTGGTTGTGATAATACTGTGAAGGTG encodes the following:
- the LOC121247715 gene encoding LOW QUALITY PROTEIN: protein transport protein SEC13 homolog B-like (The sequence of the model RefSeq protein was modified relative to this genomic sequence to represent the inferred CDS: inserted 2 bases in 2 codons) — protein: MPSQKIETGHQDVVHDVAMDYYGKRVATASSDHSIKIIGXSNAASQHLATLTGHQGPVWQVAWAHPKFGSLLASCSYDGRVTIWKEGNQNEWTQAHVFDDHKSSVNSIAWAPHEVGLCLACGSSDGNISVFTARPDGGWDTSRIDQAHPVGVTSVSWAPSTAPGALVGSGLLDPVQKLCSGGCDNTVKVWKLYNGNWKMDCFPALQMHTDWVRDVAWAPNLGLPKSTIASASQDGKVIIWTVAKEGXQWEGKVLNDFKTPVWRVSWSLTGNILAVADGNNNVTLWKEAVDGEWQQVTTVEP